Proteins co-encoded in one Oncorhynchus tshawytscha isolate Ot180627B linkage group LG34, Otsh_v2.0, whole genome shotgun sequence genomic window:
- the si:dkey-9i23.6 gene encoding uncharacterized protein si:dkey-9i23.6, whose translation MSEADSHSGSISLIQSMLLRLSTAENTDQPPNTHPNTPQHLRTSVETDRGFYVTPQDHNNAELIFQGKLVSVIEDDDNGDHVDDDNDPQLEVLTERDNDLESSDRDSEEREEGNSGILFLDAGSKKLVDEEKEETSESPAVVPRWERRQLLPCPPGLDARPPPPPVPPKRKAKPPLHPTGPPPLPPPPALDPSQSIPVLGRVVGEGAGCELRPTGHGRGPGGQEEDMLSSSGDRLSMYSAVILKSERRFSQPLLDPTLDSTAQRGGGVQQLETTVSVATQDPSQLRGKDIGRPPKASEPVGMGVMGVPKPLESIAPKPLIPKPPHRNRSLPQGPERRAQDSPDGSASSGSETRDIPPDLQSIPPETEGVREPPEPSEHIADGSESSRTPAEFRCNTEEGGLMEGGRNLECTHKVVVQDAATWGGGGVLGSKHPNIKTMKGGKVKKFAKKMMSRWKQSREEKRGNGEIQEDNGEKEVESEMPLGNLRQDRHSVRLHTKMSVIEEEEDEEEKRSSEAAPPTMEPPSQAETERKPVGQRARFQSSFSSFKFNFSPISLVDEILTGEEWSPFLSIKDSPAPSLSVYQSEAASQHGGDEGDQLKTEPELRLPNDVQHNHEDIGHSLYEDVHFSQSSSNEIVDNQSDKRQQDVDNNNDTGADAIAVIKPKILLDNDAAEESELDHSRPISKDIHDSKSPIRNQSKDHLDFSCVKSLGVLDSSAQKHKIHLSKKRKHRLPGLKTRKTFKIRRTAIKAPEIKFLKPSPPPTLSPTSLPSSSSSCSSPSYVFPSSVFYSIPPSAEEHDHGTTPTQGNFSVKTTECSRKPDASPKLPLSKFMTVLRDKTKKKIQ comes from the exons atgtctGAGGCAGACAGCCACTCTGGAAGTATATCTCTGATCCAGTCCATGCTGCTCAGACTGAGCACTGCAGAAAACACGGATCAACCTCCtaacacacaccctaacacacCCCAACACCTCAGAACCTCAGTGGAAACAGACAGGGGATTCTATGTGACCCCTCAGGATCACAATAATGCAGAGCTCATATTCCAAGGGAAGCTCGTTTCAGTGATTGAGGATGATGATAATGGTGATCAtgttgatgatgataatgatccACAATTGGAAGTTCTGACTGAGAGGGACAACGATCTGGAATCATCAGACAGGGattcagaggagagagaagaggggaattcCGGCATTCTATTTTTGGACGCAGGATCGAAAAAACTGGTCGACGAGGAGAAAGAGGAAACCAGCGAATCCCCTGCTGTGGTTCCCAGATGGGAGAGAAGGCAGTTGCTACCCTGTCCCCCTGGCCTGGATGCCAGACCACCGCCTCCCCCCGTTCCCCCCAAGAGGAAGGCTAAACCACCGCTACACCCTACAGGGCCACCGCCGCTGCCCCCTCCACCAGCCCTCGACCCTAGCCAGAGTATCCCTGTGTTGGGGAGAGTGGTAGGCGAGGGCGCAGGCTGTGAGCTGAGGCCTACAGGGCATGGGAGAGGGCCTGGAGGCCAGGAGGAGGATATGTTGTCATCCTCAGGGGATAGGCTGTCTATGTACTCAGCTGTCATCCTCAAGTCAGAACGCAGATTCTCACAGCCCCTTCTGGATCCTACTCTGGACTCTACAGcacagaggggtgggggggtgcaGCAGTTGGAGACGACTGTGTCCGTGGCAACACAGGACCCTTCCCAGCTGAGGGGGAAGGATATAGGGCGCCCCCCTAAAGCCTCTGAGCCGGTGGGGATGGGGGTAATGGGGGTACCCAAACCATTGGAATCGATCGCACCCAAGCCGCTTATACCCAAACCTCCACACAGAAACAGATCTCTGCCCCAGGGTCCTGAGAGGAGAGCCCAGGACAGTCCAGATGGAAGTGCCTCTTCTGGGTCTGAAACGAGAGACATCCCCCCTGACCTCCAGTCTATACctccagagacagagggagtcagAGAACCACCAGAGCCTAGCGAACACATCGCAGATGGGAGCGAGAGCTCCAGAACCCCTGCCGAGTTTAGGTGTAACACGGAGGAGGGAGGTTTGATGGAAGGGGGGAGGAATTTAGAATGCACACATAAAGTTGTGGTTCAGGACGCTGCAACatggggtggtgggggtgtgcTTGGGTCGAAACACCCAAATATTAAGACAATGAAGGGAGGAAAGGTGAAGAAATTTGCCAAGAAGATGATGAGCAGATGGAAGCAGAgtcgagaggagaagagagggaatggagagattCAGGAGGACAACGGAGAAAAAGAGGTGGAGAGCGAAATGCCATTG GGGAACCTCCGTCAAGATCGACATTCAGTCAGGTTGCACACCAAAATGTCCGtcatagaggaagaggaggacgaagaggagaagaggagtagtGAGGCTGCTCCACCGACGATGGAGCCGCCCAGCCAAGCTGAGACGGAGAGGAAGCCTGTGGGACAGCGTGCACGTTTTCAGAG CTCCTTCAGCTCTTTCAAGTTCAACTTCAGTCCCATCAGCTTGGTGGACGAGATTCTAACAGGAGAGGAGTGGTCACCATTCCTGTCCATTAAGGACAGTCCCGCCCCCTCACTGTCCGTTTACCAATCAGAGGCTGCTAGCCAACACGGTGGTGATGAAGGCGACCAATTAAAGACTGAACCAGAGTTGCGCCTCCCCAACGACGTTCAACATAACCACGAGGACATAGGCCATTCTTTATATGAGGATGTTCACTTCAGCCAATCAAGTTCGAATGAGATTGTGGACAACCAATCGGACAAAAGACAACAGGATGTAGACAACAACAATGACACTGGAGCTGATGCAATTGCTGTCATCAAACCGAAGATACTATTGGACAATGATGCAGCGGAGGAGAGTGAGTTGGACCACTCCAGACCCATATCTAAGGACATCCATGACTCTAAGTCCCCCATAAGGAACCAATCAAAGGACCATCTTGACTTCTCCTGTGTTAAG tcacTTGGAGTTCTGGACAGTTCTGCTCAGAAACATAAAATTCATCTGAGCAAAAAGAGAAAGCACAGACTTCCGGGGCTAAAGACGAGAA AGACCTTCAAGATAAGACGCACTGCAATCAAAGCCCCGGAAATCAAATTCCTcaaaccctctcctcctcccaccctctctcccacatccctcccttcttcctcctcttcctgctcctctccctcctatgtcTTTCCGTCCTCTGTTTTCTACAGCATCCCTCCGTCCGCTGAAGAACACGACCACGGGACAACACCGACACAGGGCAACTTCTCCGTTAAG accactGAATGCAGCAGAAAGCCAGATGCAAGTCCTAAGCTGCCTCTGTCCAAGTTCATGACAGTCCTGAGAGACAAAACCAAGAAGAAGATTCAATAG
- the ndufs8a gene encoding NADH:ubiquinone oxidoreductase core subunit S8a, with protein sequence MSAALRVLYSVSRPGAFAAGHNLVRPISLSAQREGFKYVNAQDLPTDMKSITDRAAQTLLWTELFRGLGMTMSYLFREPATINYPFEKGPLSPRFRGEHALRRYPSGEERCIACKLCEAICPAQAITIEAEPRSDGSRRTTRYDIDMTKCIYCGFCQEACPVDAIVEGPNFEFSTETHEELLYNKEKLLNNGDKWEAEIAANIQADYLYR encoded by the exons ATGTCTGCAGCGTTGCGTGTACTATATTCCGTGTCCCGGCCAG GCGCCTTTGCGGCTGGACACAATCTGGTGCGTCCAATCAGTCTGTCGGCCCAGAGAGAGGGATTCA agTATGTGAATGCTCAGGATCTGCCCACAGACATGAAGTCCATAACAGACCGAGCCGCTCAGACTCTGCTGTGGACAGAGCTCTTCAGAG GATTGGGCATGACCATGAGCTACCTATTCAGAGAGCCGGCCACCATAAACTACCCGTTTGAGAAGGGGCCCCTGTCGCCCCGTTTCCGCGGTGAGCATGCCCTGCGCAGGTACCCCTCTGGAGAGGAGCGCTGCATCGCCTGCAAGCTGTGTGAAGCCATCTGCCCTGCCCAG GCCATCACCATCGAGGCAGAGCCCCGATCGGACGGCAGCAGGAGGACGACGCGCTATGACATCGACATGACCAAGTGTATTTACTGTGGCTTCTGCCAGGAGGCCTGTCCTGTTGACGCCATCGTGGAG GGCCCCAACTTTGAGTTTTCCACAGAGACTCATGAGGAGCTGCTCTACAACAAAGAGAAACTGCTCAATAACGGAGACAAGTGGGAGGCTGAGATTGCTGCCAACATACAAGCTGATTACCTTTATCGATAG
- the tmem187 gene encoding transmembrane protein 187: protein MKSALLHVLVPFCVCVVLANTGLFNSVLVDMSYDHYAEKTVDYLPCYLAMPFNSLVNLGYIFMGIYWLLQRTDGKRDTRADYVKDMFALMAIAYAPVQWVRLATLLRAPAVLDQWFTLPIFAWVLVWCDFIEHGWRPRYMLTVELCSILSYGLSLVHDQGFEVALGCHVAFAVIKGVGVNRNHGDCHSRRYLGLAVLSCSGFVLLKLLDHTLARYRPFQHLTGHFWSKVCDILQFHYTFCFLTRFTKTD, encoded by the coding sequence ATGAAGTCTGCATTGTTACACGTTTTAGTGCCCTTTTGTGTTTGTGTCGTTTTGGCGAACACTGGTCTATTCAACAGCGTTTTAGTCGACATGAGCTATGATCACTACGCCGAGAAGACAGTTGACTACCTACCCTGTTACCTGGCAATGCCATTCAACTCCTTGGTCAATTTGGGATACATTTTCATGGGCATTTACTGGCTACTTCAACGGACGGACGGTAAAAGAGACACTAGGGCAGATTACGTCAAAGACATGTTCGCACTCATGGCCATTGCCTACGCACCTGTGCAGTGGGTGCGCCTCGCGACTCTCCTTCGTGCGCCCGCTGTTTTGGACCAGTGGTTCACGCTTCCCATCTTCGCGTGGGTGCTGGTGTGGTGCGATTTTATCGAGCACGGTTGGCGGCCACGGTACATGTTAACGGTCGAGTTATGCTCCATTCTCAGCTATGGTCTTTCGCTGGTGCACGACCAAGGGTTCGAGGTGGCCCTCGGATGTCATGTGGCATTCGCGGTCATCAAAGGTGTAGGGGTAAACCGTAACCATGGGGACTGCCACTCCCGGAGATACCTGGGTCTTGCGGTACTGTCCTGTAGTGGTTTCGTGTTGCTGAAACTGTTGGATCACACCCTGGCCCGGTACCGACCGTTCCAACATCTCACTGGACACTTCTGGTCCAAAGTGTGTGACATTCTGCAGTTCCACTACACTTTCTGCTTTCTCACGCGCTTCACCAAAACGGACTGA
- the si:dkey-9i23.8 gene encoding beta-1 adrenergic receptor, with translation MSVPARQMFSQKTKANRLPSRLKMNDWANSSTSVVLERSWTRVERSVLVAVLSVEMVLGVIGNCLVLLVKIMCRGRFPCRYWVPFVSLTLSDLGSSLLIISGSLLAMLTKGQRSPWCEVVSLLKFAFITSSIGSIAILCVQRAKIVASTGRGASVVVALACLASWLTGVVFGSIPVVYNWIRYDPSEMLCAVFWESSYSDMLVYILCAFFICIFLPFILILFCSLFTTAGCKKNCDSDPDDLSSVTPLIVAFYLFCYTPFAVSELILLGRLDLSPAPDWLRTLSSVMSYLDCGLNPIIYCANQDFREAGLALFWTSRKLLFSEPVLTSMTKLEL, from the exons ATGAGTGTTCCAGCAAGACAAATGTTTTCCCAGAAAACAAAAGCCAACCGTCTACCCAG CCGTCTTAAAA TGAACGATTGGGCCAACAGCAGCACATCGGTAGTGTTGGAGCGGTCCTGGACAAGGGTTGAGAGGTCAGTGCTGGTGGCAGTTCTGAGCGTGGAGATGGTGCTGGGGGTCATTGGGAACTGTCTGGTACTACTGGTAAAAATCATG TGTAGGGGTCGGTTTCCCTGTAGATACTGGGTCCCATTCGTCAGTCTGACCCTCTCCGACCTTGGCTCCTCCCTGCTCATCATCTCTGGCTCCCTATTGGCTATGTTGACTAAGGGTCAGAGGTCACCATGGTGCGAGGTCGTCAGCTTGCTCAAATTCGCCTTCATCACTTCCTCTATTGGAAGCATAG CGATTCTCTGCGTACAGCGAGCCAAGATCGTGGCCTCCACAGGAAGAGGCGCCTCTGTTGTCGTGGCTCTGGCTTGCCTGGCTTCCTGGTTGACAGGGGTGGTGTTTGGGAGCATCCCTGTGGTCTACAACTGGATCAG gTACGACCCTTCAGAGATGCTGTGTGCAGTGTTCTGGGAGAGCAGTTACTCTGACATGCTAGTCTATATCCTCTGTGCTTTCTTCATCTGCAtcttcctccccttcatcctcatcctcttctgctctctcttcaCCACTGCTGGCTGCAAGAAGAACTGCGACAG TGACCCAGATGACCTCTCCTCTGTCACTCCTCTGATTGTGGCCTTCTACCTGTTCTGCTACACTCCCTTCGCTGTGTCTGag CTGATTCTCCTGGGTAGACTGGACCTATCCCCTGCACCTGATTGGCTGAGAACCCTGTCATCAGTGATGTCCTACCTAGACTGTGGGTTGAACCCCATTATCTACTGTGCCAATCAGGACTTCCGGGAGGCGGGACttgctctgttctggaccagtaGGAAGTTATTATTCTCTGAGCCTGTGCTGACAAGCATGACAAAGTTGGAATTGTAA